Proteins encoded in a region of the Pseudomonas putida genome:
- a CDS encoding LysR family transcriptional regulator, whose protein sequence is MLSSELKAFYMVARLGSITLAAKKLGLSQPTVTTQIRNLEGQYAVELFYRGGRRLVLSEEGVRLLPMVKALLQQEADIEFELRNSGQAQGSLRIAATAPYYILDLVKIYRERLPQVEVAVEIGNSQQVLEMLEDYRVDIAASSQLVEDARLVRRVLGTDPLVVAVHRNHPLAHRQSVSIEGVAGHCLLMREKGSTTRKLTEQMMQEAGVKAGALLEIGSRESIREAVLRNIGISVIARHEVPHNPELRVLALENAPVMHEYLYCLKERRQARLPAAFLGVAQEVAGSHF, encoded by the coding sequence ATGCTGAGTTCGGAGCTGAAAGCCTTTTACATGGTGGCCCGTCTGGGCAGCATCACCCTGGCGGCGAAGAAGCTTGGGCTCAGCCAGCCCACGGTAACCACGCAGATCCGCAACCTGGAAGGCCAGTACGCCGTGGAGCTGTTCTACCGTGGCGGTCGGCGCCTGGTGCTGAGCGAGGAGGGCGTGCGCCTGTTGCCGATGGTCAAGGCACTGCTGCAGCAGGAGGCCGACATCGAGTTCGAGCTGCGCAACAGCGGCCAGGCGCAGGGCAGCCTGCGCATCGCAGCCACGGCGCCTTACTACATCCTTGACCTGGTGAAAATCTACCGCGAACGGCTGCCTCAGGTAGAAGTGGCGGTGGAGATCGGCAACTCGCAGCAGGTGCTGGAAATGCTCGAAGACTACCGGGTGGATATCGCCGCGTCTTCGCAACTGGTGGAGGATGCGCGGTTGGTGCGGCGGGTACTGGGGACTGATCCGCTGGTGGTGGCGGTGCACCGCAACCACCCATTGGCCCATCGCCAGTCGGTGTCCATCGAGGGGGTAGCCGGGCATTGCCTGCTGATGCGCGAGAAGGGCTCGACCACGCGCAAGCTAACCGAACAGATGATGCAGGAGGCCGGAGTCAAGGCCGGCGCCTTGCTGGAAATCGGCAGCCGCGAGTCGATTCGCGAGGCGGTGCTGCGCAACATCGGCATCAGCGTGATTGCCCGCCATGAGGTGCCGCACAACCCTGAGCTGCGGGTGCTGGCGCTGGAGAATGCGCCGGTGATGCATGAGTATTTGTATTGCCTGAAGGAGCGTCGCCAGGCCCGTTTGCCGGCTGCCTTTCTTGGGGTGGCGCAGGAAGTGGCTGGCTCACACTTCTGA
- a CDS encoding heavy metal translocating P-type ATPase, which translates to MNQPVSHDHKHSHDHAHGDDDHGHAAHGHSCCGSKAAPSLVQLSETASAQAQLSRFRIDAMDCPTEQTLIQDKLGKLAGIEQLEFNLINRVLGVRHTLNGTAEIERAIDSLGMKAEPIAAENDGTTSVAQPAKTRWWPLALSGIAAITAEIVHFAALAPEWVVAGLALLAILGCGLGTYKKGWIALKNRNLNINALMSIAVTGAVLIGQWPEAAMVMVLFTVAELIEARSLDRARNAIGGLMQLAPDMATVQQADGLWRELDVREVAIGALVRVRPGERISLDGEVTSGQSSVDQAPITGESLPVEKAVGDKLFAGTINQAGALEFRVTAAAGQSTLARIIKAVEEAQGARAPTQRFVDRFSRIYTPVVFAIALAVAVIPPLFMAGAWFDWVYRALVLLVVACPCALVISTPVTIVSGLAAAARKGILIKGGVYLEGGRHLDFLALDKTGTITHGKPVQTDAEVLAPQFEARAQALAASLGERSDHPVSRAIAQFGKAQGLALSEVDDFAALAGRGVRGTIDGEVYHLGNHRLVEELGLCSPALEAKLDALERQGKTVVLLLDRSGPLALFAVADTVKDSSRQAIAELHELGIKTVMLTGDNPHTAQAIAAVVGIDRAEGNLLPADKLKTIEALYAEGHRVGMVGDGINDAPALARAEIGFAMAAAGTDTAIETADVALMDDDLRKIPAFVRLSRQSAAILMQNIVLALGIKAIFLAITFAGMATMWMAVFADMGVSLLVVFNGLRLLRK; encoded by the coding sequence ATGAACCAGCCTGTCAGCCACGACCACAAGCACTCGCACGATCACGCCCATGGCGATGACGACCACGGCCATGCTGCCCACGGCCACAGCTGCTGCGGCTCCAAAGCCGCGCCATCGCTGGTGCAACTGAGCGAAACGGCCAGTGCCCAGGCGCAGCTCAGCCGTTTTCGCATCGACGCCATGGACTGCCCCACCGAGCAGACGCTGATCCAGGACAAACTGGGCAAGCTGGCCGGAATCGAGCAGTTGGAATTCAACCTGATCAACCGCGTGCTTGGCGTGCGCCATACCTTGAACGGTACGGCTGAAATCGAGCGGGCCATCGACAGCCTGGGCATGAAGGCCGAGCCGATTGCTGCCGAGAACGACGGCACCACCAGCGTGGCACAACCGGCCAAGACCCGCTGGTGGCCGCTGGCACTGTCGGGTATTGCTGCGATTACCGCCGAAATCGTGCACTTCGCTGCGCTGGCCCCGGAATGGGTGGTAGCGGGGCTGGCGCTGTTGGCGATCCTCGGCTGCGGCCTGGGTACCTACAAGAAGGGCTGGATCGCCCTGAAAAACCGCAACCTCAACATCAATGCCTTGATGAGCATTGCCGTGACCGGTGCGGTGCTGATCGGCCAGTGGCCGGAAGCAGCCATGGTGATGGTGCTGTTCACGGTCGCCGAGCTGATCGAAGCGCGCTCGCTGGACCGTGCGCGCAATGCCATCGGCGGGTTGATGCAGTTGGCCCCGGACATGGCCACGGTGCAGCAGGCCGATGGCCTGTGGCGCGAGCTGGACGTGCGTGAAGTGGCCATCGGTGCGTTGGTGCGGGTGCGCCCCGGCGAACGCATCAGCCTGGACGGTGAAGTGACCAGTGGGCAGTCCAGCGTCGATCAGGCACCGATCACCGGTGAAAGCCTGCCTGTAGAGAAGGCAGTGGGCGACAAACTGTTCGCCGGTACCATCAACCAGGCGGGAGCATTGGAGTTCCGCGTTACCGCTGCTGCCGGGCAGTCTACCCTGGCGCGGATCATCAAGGCCGTGGAGGAGGCACAAGGCGCGCGGGCACCTACCCAGCGCTTCGTCGACCGTTTTTCGCGCATCTACACCCCGGTGGTGTTCGCCATTGCCCTGGCCGTGGCGGTGATCCCGCCGTTGTTCATGGCCGGTGCCTGGTTCGACTGGGTCTACCGTGCTCTGGTATTGCTGGTGGTTGCGTGCCCCTGCGCATTGGTGATCTCGACCCCGGTGACCATCGTCAGCGGCCTGGCGGCTGCCGCGCGCAAAGGCATCCTGATCAAGGGCGGCGTCTATCTGGAGGGCGGCCGCCACCTGGACTTCCTGGCCCTGGACAAGACCGGCACCATCACCCACGGCAAACCGGTACAGACTGACGCCGAAGTGCTGGCGCCGCAGTTCGAAGCCCGCGCTCAAGCCCTGGCCGCCAGCCTGGGCGAGCGCTCGGACCACCCGGTGTCCCGCGCTATCGCTCAGTTCGGCAAGGCGCAAGGGCTGGCTCTAAGTGAAGTGGATGACTTCGCCGCCCTGGCCGGGCGCGGTGTGCGTGGCACCATCGACGGTGAGGTCTACCACTTGGGCAACCACCGCCTGGTCGAAGAGCTGGGCCTGTGCTCGCCAGCGCTGGAAGCCAAACTGGATGCGCTGGAGCGTCAGGGCAAGACCGTGGTGCTGCTGCTCGACCGTTCCGGGCCATTGGCGCTGTTTGCCGTTGCCGACACCGTGAAGGACAGCAGCCGCCAGGCTATCGCCGAGCTGCATGAACTGGGTATCAAGACTGTCATGCTGACCGGTGACAATCCGCATACCGCCCAGGCCATCGCCGCTGTGGTGGGCATCGACCGCGCCGAGGGTAACCTGCTGCCAGCCGACAAGCTGAAAACCATCGAGGCCTTGTACGCAGAAGGCCACCGGGTGGGCATGGTCGGTGATGGTATCAACGACGCGCCAGCTCTGGCCCGCGCCGAGATCGGTTTTGCCATGGCCGCCGCCGGTACCGACACCGCCATCGAGACCGCCGACGTAGCGCTGATGGACGACGACTTGCGGAAAATTCCGGCCTTCGTCAGGCTGTCGCGCCAAAGCGCGGCGATCCTCATGCAGAACATCGTTCTGGCGTTGGGCATCAAGGCGATATTCCTGGCCATCACCTTTGCTGGCATGGCGACCATGTGGATGGCGGTGTTCGCCGACATGGGCGTGAGCCTGCTGGTGGTGTTCAACGGCTTGCGCCTGTTGCGCAAATAG
- the cadR gene encoding cadmium resistance transcriptional regulator CadR: protein MKIGELAKATDCAVETIRYYERENLLPEPARSDGNYRLYTQAHVERLTFIRNCRTLDMTLDEIRSLLRLRDSPDDSCGSVNALIDEHIEHVQARIDGLVALQEQLVELRRRCNAQGSECAILQRLETNGAVSVPDTEHSHVGRSHGH from the coding sequence ATGAAAATCGGAGAACTGGCCAAAGCCACCGACTGTGCGGTGGAAACCATTCGCTACTACGAGCGGGAAAACCTGCTGCCGGAGCCTGCGCGCAGTGACGGCAACTACCGGCTGTATACCCAGGCTCACGTCGAGCGGCTGACCTTCATCCGTAACTGCCGCACCCTGGACATGACCCTGGACGAAATTCGCAGCCTGCTACGCCTACGCGACAGCCCGGATGACTCGTGCGGCAGTGTCAACGCGCTGATCGACGAGCATATCGAGCATGTGCAGGCGCGTATCGACGGTTTGGTGGCGTTGCAGGAACAGCTGGTAGAGCTGCGGCGGCGCTGCAATGCGCAAGGGAGTGAGTGTGCGATTTTGCAGCGATTGGAGACGAACGGGGCGGTATCGGTGCCGGATACCGAGCATTCGCATGTGGGGCGCAGCCACGGGCATTGA
- a CDS encoding thymidylate synthase, with protein sequence MKQYLDLVRDVIENGTMQGNRTGIRTITLPGAMLRFDLQKGFPAITTRKLAFKSAIGEMVGFLRGVKNAGEFRELGCKVWDQNANENAQWLANPFRQGHDDLGEIYGVQWRQWPGYKRIPLSNSAAIEMAEKAGFRRIAQDEEDGVAFVILYKAIDQVRQCLDTIANDPGSRRILFHGWNCAQLDEMALPPCHLLYQFHPNVETKEISLTLYIRSNDLGLGTPFNLTEGAALLSLFGRLTGYTPRWFTYFIGDAHVYENHLDMLHEQLKREPLEAPKLVISDRVPAFAETGKYEPEWLEKIEPSDFWLEGYEHHAPMTAPMAV encoded by the coding sequence ATGAAACAGTATCTGGACCTGGTCCGCGACGTCATCGAAAACGGCACGATGCAGGGCAACCGCACCGGCATTCGCACCATCACACTGCCGGGCGCCATGCTGCGTTTCGACCTGCAAAAGGGCTTTCCGGCCATCACCACGCGCAAACTGGCGTTCAAGTCGGCAATCGGCGAAATGGTCGGTTTTCTGCGGGGCGTGAAAAACGCAGGTGAATTCCGCGAGCTGGGCTGCAAGGTCTGGGACCAGAACGCCAACGAAAACGCTCAGTGGCTGGCCAACCCGTTCCGCCAGGGCCATGACGACCTGGGCGAGATCTACGGCGTGCAATGGCGCCAATGGCCAGGCTACAAGCGCATCCCGCTGAGCAACTCGGCCGCCATCGAAATGGCCGAAAAGGCAGGCTTCCGCCGTATTGCCCAGGACGAAGAGGACGGCGTCGCCTTCGTCATCCTGTACAAGGCCATCGACCAGGTGCGCCAGTGCCTGGACACCATCGCCAACGACCCGGGCAGCCGCCGCATCCTGTTCCACGGCTGGAACTGCGCGCAGCTGGACGAAATGGCCCTGCCGCCGTGCCACCTGCTGTACCAGTTCCACCCAAATGTCGAGACCAAGGAAATTTCCCTGACCCTCTACATCCGCTCCAACGACCTGGGCCTGGGCACACCGTTCAACCTCACCGAAGGCGCGGCGTTGCTGTCGCTGTTCGGCCGCCTGACCGGTTACACCCCGCGCTGGTTCACCTACTTCATCGGTGATGCCCATGTGTATGAAAACCACCTGGACATGCTGCATGAGCAGCTCAAGCGCGAGCCGCTGGAGGCGCCGAAACTGGTGATCAGCGACCGCGTGCCGGCGTTTGCCGAGACGGGTAAGTACGAGCCGGAGTGGCTGGAGAAGATCGAACCGAGTGATTTCTGGTTGGAAGGTTATGAGCACCATGCGCCGATGACAGCGCCGATGGCGGTGTGA
- the lgt gene encoding prolipoprotein diacylglyceryl transferase, translating into MLPYPQIDPVALAIGPLKIHWYGLMYLIGIGGAWLLASRRLNRFDPTWSREKLSDLVFWLSMGVIVGGRLGYVLFYDLHAYLANPTLIFEVWKGGMSFHGGFIGVMLAALWFGKRNNKSFFELMDFVAPLVPIGLGAGRIGNFINAELWGKPTDVPWAMIFPPFSDPAQLPRHPSQLYQFALEGVALFVILWLFSRKPRPTMAVSGMFALFYGIFRFIVEFVRVPDAQLGYIAWGWLTMGQILCVPMILAGLGLIWWAYNRKPTAKPA; encoded by the coding sequence ATGCTGCCTTACCCGCAGATAGACCCCGTGGCCCTGGCCATCGGGCCGCTGAAAATCCATTGGTACGGTCTGATGTACCTGATCGGCATCGGCGGTGCCTGGCTGCTGGCCTCGCGCCGGCTGAACCGCTTCGATCCCACCTGGAGCCGCGAGAAGCTTTCCGACCTGGTGTTCTGGCTGTCGATGGGTGTGATTGTCGGCGGGCGCCTGGGCTATGTGCTGTTCTACGACCTGCACGCCTACCTGGCCAACCCGACGCTGATCTTCGAGGTGTGGAAGGGCGGCATGTCGTTCCACGGTGGCTTCATCGGCGTGATGTTGGCGGCCTTGTGGTTCGGCAAGCGCAACAACAAGTCGTTCTTCGAACTGATGGACTTCGTTGCCCCGCTGGTGCCGATCGGCCTGGGTGCCGGGCGTATCGGCAACTTCATCAACGCCGAGCTGTGGGGCAAACCCACCGACGTGCCATGGGCGATGATCTTCCCGCCGTTCAGCGACCCAGCCCAGCTGCCACGCCACCCGTCGCAGCTGTACCAGTTCGCCCTGGAGGGCGTGGCACTGTTCGTCATCCTCTGGCTGTTCTCGCGCAAGCCGCGGCCGACCATGGCGGTATCGGGCATGTTCGCGCTGTTCTACGGCATCTTCCGCTTCATCGTCGAATTCGTGCGGGTGCCGGATGCCCAGCTGGGCTATATCGCCTGGGGCTGGCTGACCATGGGTCAGATTCTGTGCGTGCCGATGATCCTGGCTGGCCTTGGCCTGATCTGGTGGGCTTATAATCGCAAGCCTACGGCGAAACCCGCCTGA
- a CDS encoding sulfite exporter TauE/SafE family protein, which yields MEFVLYLLLGACAGVLAGLFGVGGGIIIVPVLVFSFTLQGFDASVLTHLAVGTSLATIVFTSINAVLEHHRKGAVQWPIFAWMTLGILLGAGVGAKTASLIQGPLLQKIIGVFALVIAAQMALGLKPKASRGIPGKPALVGAGGMIGWASAIFGIGGGSLTVPFLTWRSLPMQQAVATSSACGLPIALASALSFMLLGWHEEHLPAHSLGYVYLPAMIGIAVTSMFFARFGARLAHKLSPRLLKRLFAALLFCVGLSFLI from the coding sequence ATGGAATTCGTGCTCTATCTGCTGTTGGGCGCCTGTGCTGGTGTGCTGGCCGGGCTGTTCGGCGTGGGCGGTGGCATCATCATCGTGCCGGTGCTGGTGTTCAGCTTCACCTTGCAGGGCTTCGATGCCTCGGTGTTGACCCATCTGGCAGTCGGCACGTCACTGGCAACCATCGTATTCACTTCGATCAACGCTGTGCTCGAGCACCACCGAAAGGGTGCCGTGCAATGGCCGATTTTCGCCTGGATGACCCTCGGCATCCTGCTGGGGGCCGGCGTCGGTGCCAAGACCGCCTCGTTGATCCAAGGCCCGTTGCTGCAAAAGATCATCGGTGTGTTTGCCCTGGTCATCGCCGCGCAGATGGCACTGGGCCTCAAACCCAAGGCCAGCCGTGGCATCCCCGGTAAACCTGCATTGGTTGGGGCCGGTGGAATGATCGGCTGGGCTTCGGCCATCTTCGGCATCGGCGGTGGTTCGCTGACCGTGCCGTTCCTGACCTGGCGCAGCCTGCCGATGCAGCAGGCGGTGGCCACGTCCTCGGCCTGTGGCCTGCCGATCGCCCTGGCCAGTGCCCTGAGCTTCATGCTGCTGGGGTGGCACGAAGAGCACCTGCCGGCCCATAGCCTGGGCTACGTGTACCTGCCGGCGATGATCGGCATTGCCGTGACCAGCATGTTTTTCGCCCGCTTTGGCGCGCGTCTGGCGCACAAGCTGTCGCCCCGTTTGTTGAAACGCCTGTTCGCAGCGCTGCTGTTCTGTGTCGGCCTCAGCTTTTTGATTTGA
- a CDS encoding NRDE family protein, with product MCLIVFAWRPGHALPLIVAANRDEFYARPTQPLAAWDDAPGVHAGRDLEAGGTWLGVGPQGRFAALTNIRDPGQALGPRSRGELVAAYLQGEMGVEAYLGQVASRSGQYSGFNLLVGDGQQLGYLNAREATPRLLHAGVYGLSNAGLDTPWPKLVKARSGLEGLLEAPEPHRLLALLADNEPAAEGDLPETGVGVATEKLLSSVFIASQNYGTRASTVLIVDDQGKRRLVERSFGPFGGHLGEVELTV from the coding sequence ATGTGCCTGATCGTATTTGCCTGGCGGCCGGGGCACGCCCTGCCGCTGATCGTGGCGGCCAACCGCGACGAATTCTATGCCCGCCCCACCCAGCCCCTGGCAGCCTGGGACGATGCGCCCGGCGTACACGCCGGGCGAGACCTGGAAGCCGGTGGTACCTGGCTGGGCGTGGGCCCGCAGGGGCGCTTTGCCGCGCTGACCAACATCCGCGACCCGGGCCAGGCGCTGGGGCCACGCTCGCGGGGTGAGCTGGTGGCGGCGTACCTGCAGGGTGAAATGGGTGTCGAGGCTTACCTGGGCCAGGTGGCCAGCCGAAGTGGGCAGTATTCGGGGTTCAACCTGCTGGTGGGTGATGGCCAGCAGCTGGGATATCTGAATGCTCGGGAAGCCACGCCGCGCCTGCTGCATGCCGGGGTGTACGGGTTATCCAATGCCGGGCTGGATACGCCATGGCCGAAGCTGGTGAAGGCACGTAGCGGGCTGGAGGGCCTGCTGGAAGCGCCCGAGCCGCATCGGTTGCTGGCGTTGCTGGCAGATAACGAGCCTGCGGCTGAGGGTGACCTACCCGAGACGGGCGTGGGAGTAGCGACCGAGAAGTTGCTGTCGAGTGTGTTTATTGCCAGCCAGAATTATGGGACGCGGGCAAGTACGGTGCTGATTGTGGATGATCAGGGCAAAAGACGACTGGTTGAGCGCAGCTTCGGGCCTTTTGGTGGGCACTTGGGGGAAGTTGAGCTTACGGTCTGA
- the ptsP gene encoding phosphoenolpyruvate--protein phosphotransferase produces MLNTLRKIVQEVNSAKDLKSALGIIVLRVKEAMGSQVCSVYLLDPETNRFVLMATEGLNKRSIGKVSMAPNEGLVGLVGTREEPLNLENAADHPRYRYFAETGEEKFASFLGAPIIHHRRVVGVLVIQQKERRQFDEGEEAFLVTMSAQLAGVIAHAEATGSIRGLGRQGKGIQEARFVGVPGSPGAAVGRAVVMLPPADLEVVPDKTVDDIDAELKLFQNALEGVRDDMRKLSAKLATQLRPEERALFDVYLMMLEDAALGGEVTEVIKTGQWAQGALRQVVGEHVNRFELMDDDYLRERASDVKDLGRRLLAYLQEARSQSLVYADNTILVSEELTPAMLGEVPEGKLVGLVSVLGSGNSHVAILARAMGIPTVMGLVDLPYSKVDGIELIVDGYKGEVFTNPSEVLRKQYSEVVEEERQLAQGLDALRELPCVTPDGHRMPLWVNTGLLADVARAQQRGAEGVGLYRTEVPFMINQRFPSEKEQLAIYREQLAAFHPLPVTMRTLDIGGDKALSYFPIKEENPFLGWRGIRVTLDHPEIFLVQTRAMLKASEGLNNLRILLPMISGIHELEEALHLIHRAWGEVRDEGTDVPMPPVGVMVEIPAAVYQTKELARQVDFLSVGSNDLTQYLLAVDRNNPRVADLYDYLHPAVLQALNTVVRDAHGEGKPVSICGEMAGDPAAAILLMAMGFDSLSMNATNLPKVKWMLRQVNMSKATELLAEALSHDNPQVIHSSLQLALKNLGLARMIGPGANKTL; encoded by the coding sequence ATGCTCAATACGCTGCGCAAGATCGTCCAGGAAGTAAACTCCGCCAAAGATCTCAAGTCGGCGTTGGGGATCATTGTCTTGCGCGTCAAGGAAGCCATGGGCAGCCAAGTCTGCTCGGTCTACCTGCTCGACCCGGAAACCAACCGCTTCGTGCTGATGGCTACCGAAGGCCTGAACAAGCGCTCCATCGGCAAGGTCAGCATGGCCCCCAACGAAGGCCTGGTTGGCCTGGTGGGTACCCGGGAAGAGCCGCTGAACCTGGAAAACGCCGCCGACCACCCGCGTTATCGCTACTTTGCCGAAACCGGCGAAGAGAAATTCGCCTCCTTCCTGGGTGCACCGATCATCCACCACCGCCGTGTGGTCGGGGTATTGGTCATTCAGCAAAAGGAGCGCCGCCAGTTCGACGAGGGCGAGGAAGCCTTCCTGGTCACCATGAGCGCCCAGCTCGCCGGGGTAATCGCCCATGCCGAAGCCACGGGCTCGATCCGTGGCCTGGGTCGCCAGGGCAAGGGTATTCAGGAAGCGCGCTTCGTGGGTGTGCCTGGCTCGCCTGGCGCTGCCGTGGGGCGCGCGGTGGTGATGTTGCCGCCGGCCGACCTGGAAGTGGTGCCGGACAAGACTGTCGATGACATCGACGCTGAACTGAAGCTGTTCCAGAACGCCCTTGAAGGCGTGCGCGACGACATGCGCAAGCTGTCGGCCAAGCTGGCCACCCAGCTGCGCCCGGAAGAGCGCGCGCTGTTCGATGTGTACCTGATGATGCTTGAAGACGCAGCCCTGGGCGGTGAGGTGACCGAGGTCATCAAGACCGGCCAATGGGCTCAGGGCGCGCTGCGCCAGGTGGTTGGCGAGCACGTCAACCGCTTCGAGCTGATGGACGATGACTACCTGCGCGAGCGCGCCTCCGACGTCAAGGACCTTGGCCGGCGCCTGCTGGCCTACCTGCAGGAAGCCCGCTCGCAATCGCTGGTGTATGCCGACAACACCATCCTGGTCAGTGAAGAGCTGACGCCGGCCATGCTCGGTGAAGTGCCGGAAGGCAAGCTGGTAGGCCTGGTCTCGGTGCTGGGTTCGGGCAACTCTCACGTTGCCATCCTCGCTCGCGCCATGGGCATTCCCACGGTCATGGGCCTGGTGGACCTGCCGTACTCCAAAGTCGATGGCATTGAACTGATCGTCGACGGTTACAAGGGCGAGGTGTTCACCAACCCCAGCGAAGTGCTGCGCAAGCAGTACAGCGAAGTGGTCGAGGAAGAGCGTCAGCTGGCCCAGGGCCTGGATGCCCTGCGCGAACTGCCATGCGTTACCCCCGATGGCCATCGCATGCCGCTGTGGGTCAACACTGGCCTGCTCGCCGACGTGGCCCGTGCACAGCAACGCGGCGCCGAAGGGGTCGGCCTGTACCGCACTGAAGTGCCGTTCATGATCAACCAGCGCTTCCCCAGCGAGAAAGAGCAGCTGGCCATTTACCGTGAGCAACTGGCGGCCTTCCACCCGCTGCCGGTGACCATGCGTACCCTCGACATTGGGGGTGACAAGGCGCTGTCGTACTTCCCGATCAAGGAAGAAAACCCCTTCCTGGGTTGGCGCGGCATCCGCGTCACCCTCGACCACCCGGAAATCTTCCTGGTACAAACCCGCGCCATGCTCAAGGCCAGCGAGGGCCTGAACAACCTGCGCATCCTGCTACCGATGATTTCCGGCATTCACGAGCTGGAAGAGGCGCTGCACCTGATTCACCGCGCCTGGGGCGAAGTGCGTGACGAAGGCACCGACGTGCCGATGCCGCCGGTGGGTGTGATGGTGGAAATCCCGGCAGCGGTGTACCAGACCAAGGAGCTGGCGCGGCAGGTGGACTTCCTGTCGGTCGGTTCCAACGACCTGACCCAGTACCTGCTGGCGGTTGACCGCAACAACCCGAGGGTCGCCGACCTTTACGACTACCTGCACCCGGCGGTGCTGCAGGCGTTGAACACGGTTGTGCGCGACGCCCATGGCGAAGGCAAGCCAGTGAGCATCTGTGGTGAGATGGCCGGTGACCCAGCGGCGGCGATACTGTTGATGGCCATGGGCTTCGACAGCCTGTCGATGAACGCCACCAACCTGCCGAAGGTGAAGTGGATGCTGCGTCAGGTGAACATGAGCAAGGCCACGGAACTGCTGGCCGAGGCCCTGAGCCATGACAACCCGCAGGTTATCCACAGCTCGCTGCAGTTGGCACTGAAGAACCTTGGGTTGGCGCGGATGATTGGGCCTGGGGCCAATAAAACCCTGTGA
- a CDS encoding RNA pyrophosphohydrolase: MIDPDGFRPNVGIILTNDAGQVLWARRINQDAWQFPQGGINPDETPEDALYRELNEEVGLERDDVEILACTRGWLRYRLPQRLVRTHSQPLCIGQKQKWFLLRLVSNEQRVRMDLTGKPEFDGWRWVSYWYPLGQVVTFKREVYRRALKELAPRLLTRD, encoded by the coding sequence GTGATCGACCCGGATGGTTTTCGCCCCAATGTCGGGATCATTCTTACGAATGATGCCGGGCAGGTGCTATGGGCTCGACGGATCAACCAGGATGCCTGGCAGTTCCCCCAGGGTGGTATCAACCCTGACGAGACGCCTGAAGATGCCCTGTACCGCGAGCTGAACGAAGAAGTTGGCCTTGAACGCGACGATGTGGAAATTCTTGCCTGCACCCGTGGCTGGTTGCGTTATCGTTTACCGCAGCGACTGGTACGTACCCACAGCCAGCCGCTGTGCATCGGCCAGAAGCAGAAGTGGTTCCTGCTGCGCCTGGTCAGCAACGAACAACGGGTGCGGATGGACCTGACCGGCAAGCCGGAATTCGACGGCTGGCGCTGGGTGAGCTATTGGTATCCGCTGGGCCAGGTTGTGACATTCAAGCGCGAGGTGTACCGACGCGCCCTGAAAGAGCTAGCACCGCGTCTACTGACGCGCGACTGA
- a CDS encoding HAD family hydrolase, translating to MRLALFDLDNTLLGGDSDHAWGDYLCERGILDPLAYKQRNDGFYQDYLNGTLDLQAYLAFSMEILAATPVAQLDEWHRDFMRDCIEPIILPKALALLQQHREAGDQLVIITATNRFVTAPIARRLGIRVLLATECEMRDGRYTGRSTDIPCFREGKVTRLDRWMLENGFDLEDSYFYSDSMNDLPLLQRVTHAVAVDPDPNLRAEAEKRGWPVVSLRD from the coding sequence ATGCGCCTGGCTTTATTCGACCTGGACAATACCCTCCTCGGTGGCGACAGCGACCATGCCTGGGGTGACTACCTTTGCGAGCGTGGCATCCTCGACCCACTCGCCTACAAGCAACGCAACGATGGTTTCTACCAGGACTACCTCAACGGCACCCTGGACCTGCAGGCCTACCTGGCCTTTTCCATGGAGATCCTGGCGGCAACGCCCGTGGCCCAGCTCGACGAATGGCACCGCGACTTCATGCGCGACTGCATCGAACCGATCATCCTGCCCAAGGCCCTGGCCCTGCTGCAGCAGCACCGCGAGGCGGGCGACCAGTTGGTGATCATTACCGCTACCAACCGCTTCGTCACCGCGCCAATTGCACGGCGTCTTGGCATTCGCGTGCTGCTGGCAACCGAGTGCGAGATGCGCGACGGTCGCTATACCGGGCGTAGTACCGATATACCGTGTTTCCGTGAAGGCAAGGTGACGCGGCTGGACCGCTGGATGCTGGAGAACGGCTTTGATCTCGAGGACAGCTACTTCTATAGCGACTCGATGAATGACCTGCCGCTATTGCAGCGGGTGACGCATGCGGTGGCGGTGGACCCGGACCCGAACTTGCGGGCCGAGGCCGAGAAGCGCGGGTGGCCGGTGGTTTCGCTGAGGGATTGA